actctgaagaggaagaagaggttgctgcaccagcacccaaggcacaaaagctaatgggtgatgctattaagtcaggggttgcaacatcaaagcccaaggaagcacccaaagctgcccccaagcccaagactacaccaaagaggaataccaggagtattccagctgctgagaagaacaaggccccagtgcctgaagttgctgatgaggaagatgatgaaggacaagtcctgagaaagctaaagctcaagattccagaccacaatgatgctcatcctgtggctgagaacatgaagttgaGAATGGATGCAGGACTCAGATTGTGGAGGCtgtcagatccatatgctaccaggagaaggactgctgttgactacaggttccacactaaggaacaacaggacttctatgagacagtgttgttggacaagaaaccaatagtttgtgatatgaggtgggtcgactgtacctacatgaaggaaaatgaggaacactatcctggagtgcaagacagttttgttgcttgtggagttgcagactttgttgggcagaagctcacaaagtggaatgatgagctcattatgcaattctactccacaacacacttctatccagatggcaggatagtttggatgtctgaaggtacaaggtaccagtcaagaaTTGAGGAATGGgctagtctgatcaatgccccaaaggagagtgaagatgacttggatgtctatgccaataaGAAGATGGACCACCACaccatggctcatatgtacaaggaaattcctgatgctGCCATTGAGActcataagtttgggtcagtccacttccttctgtcagggctggcaacaatcaactggatcctaaggcacactctgttgcccaagtcaggtgaccacaacatgattagagggcatgctatcaacttgctgcacttgtttgatgttccacaaaaattcaaggtcatgagcctcattgttgagaccattaagaggacaacagcagatcagaagaggagttgtgggtatgccccacagattcaggagttgattaactcaaagatgggcacaggaacttacttgctggataaggaacattttgctatctatccagactttgaggacaatcaagttgtgatgaatgagaatgaaccatcatcagtgcaagctcaagaaaagaaggagaaggcaaagagagagaaggctgccaagatgccaactcaagaggaggcatctgaatactttttgaagaacaagcaggagcagcttggttacttgatagcatcaacactgaggattgagaaggggttggccaccctaactcaaaaccaggagagcctggaaagaatcatggaacaaaaattctatgatctagatgtcaaagtaactgagattcagtcagttgtggagcagctccaggatgacatgcaggagaggaagggcaagactaccactgaagaatttgccagagtgcctagagctcataggtcagctgcagtgcctgtgaaaGACTCcacagccacatcatctgcaccagctaaaactcctacagctccagttcaaccagctctagcaccaactcctccagctccatccacttcaactgaagccttcgtccaaggagccatctctacaccaccacctgaatatcaagcctgagagtcgatctagcactatgcattttctatgaactttttggtaacttgttgccaaagggggagaaaaatgtatagatcacaggcttcgagagagagagtgttgcttttgttctctcttgctttgatgGTTAaacctttgtttgcttttgattgcttgagatactatgctattatctgtgagacattgatgatcatgtgtttgatcataagccacACTTGTGCtttttagatgatattatcttacctatccttaaatgatcattcactttgcttggtgatgagtgcatgtattctatctttattattttgagcgctccaccaagatgtatgtgatatggaagagtaacccatgagcctaattccttgtgcatttgcagtccaaagcaaattttaagctatgcacaaatttagggggagctcttgcttatcacatacttctcaaagcgacgatgtttttcaatcttattatcatttgtcgaagctttgatctatatgttgtcatcaattaccaaaaagggggagattgaaagtgcaactatccctaggtggttttggtaattcataacaacatatagctcattgagctaatactattcaaagactattatttcaggaaagctcaatgaatggcatggcatggatgatgaaagtggatccctcaaaatatcaaggacaaaggattggctcaagctcaacagctcaagactcttcattttacattttagtgatccaagatcacattgagtctataggaaaagccaatactatcaaggatggatgaggtgttgcttaatgagcctcttgcttcatgtgcttagtgatatgctccaaagaccctcaactactttctcacatccacatatgacctaaacccaaagtcaaaatcggtcccaccgattctttctatccggcgccaccgagttcaaatgtcatagccactgccacaaaccctaggcaaatcggtcttaccgatagggatctcggtctcaccgagatggggttgtaatctctctgtttcccttcgtaacgtttcggcctaacagaagtgagcgatcggtcccactgagattgcaatgtaaactccctatttccctttcgtaacatttcggtctcaccgaaatgagcgaatcggtcccaccaagtttacccgatcaactctctggaaagcttattaccaaaatcggtctcacggagtttgtgtaatcggtctcactgagattacgttatgccctaaccctaaccatatcggtcctaccgagttgcatgtcggtcccatcaagaatcctaacggtcactaggtttactaaatcggtctgaccgagtctgttgaatcggtcccactgagtttggtaaattgtgtgtaacggttagattttgtgtggaggctatatatacccctccacctcctcttcatttgttgagagagccatcagaacaaacctacacttccaacttaccatttctgagagagaaccacctactcatgtgttgaggccaagata
Above is a window of Triticum dicoccoides isolate Atlit2015 ecotype Zavitan chromosome 5B, WEW_v2.0, whole genome shotgun sequence DNA encoding:
- the LOC119309297 gene encoding uncharacterized protein LOC119309297, which codes for MKFTIESEDEAAGQDKKKKRARTTTTQVLGNLYMRRDSEEEEEVAAPAPKAQKLMGDAIKSGVATSKPKEAPKAAPKPKTTPKRNTRSIPAAEKNKAPVPEVADEEDDEGQVLRKLKLKIPDHNDAHPVAENMKLRMDAGLRLWRLSDPYATRRRTAVDYRFHTKEQQDFYETVLLDKKPIVCDMRWVDCTYMKENEEHYPGVQDSFVACGVADFVGQKLTKWNDELIMQFYSTTHFYPDGRIVWMSEAPVLKLIGFLVSERGIEANPEKIKAIERMHKPARLRGVQKFTGYLASVSRFLSQLGERALPLHQLMKKTTSFDWNDQSDEAFQDLKSMLSIAPVLAAPTKKEPMLLYIAATLRSVSTVMVVERLEKGKI